The genomic DNA AGCGCGTATCGCCGGTCAGCGAATTGCCGGTAGCGGTCAGCGCCGGAGCCGCCGTAGCACCAGCCACTGGGTTACCGTCCGGGTCGACGACGCGACCACGGATGCGAACCCCTTTCTCGAAGACAATCGTCACCGGCGCCATTCCCGGTGATAGATCGAAGTCGAGATCATCGAAATTGCGCTGCCAGCCGAGTGCCGGCTTGTCAATCGATTTGCGCTTCCACTCGCTCATGGCTCGATCGGACCACCAGCGTGTGTACCCTTTAGGATCGACATCGAATTCGAATCGGCCGGGCATTAAGTTCTTGAGTACGACCTCGCCCGCGGCATCCGAAACGGCGTTCAGTTTCTTCTTCTGCCAGTGATGCAACCGCACGCTCGGCACCGGATCGCCCGTGATCGAATCGATGCATTTGATCCGGAATTGCACGCCGGGCTTCAACACCACATCCAGTTTCTGCACCTCGCCATAGCTGACCGGTTTTTTGTCGAAGCGCGCCACGCCGACCCCTTCGGCCTCGACGTCGACTGAGTACGCGTCCGGCTGCAGGTATAGACGATATTGCCCCAGTTCGTCGGTCTTCGTCTCGGTCCACAGTTCCGAGCGTCGGAAACCTTTACCAAGTTTCGGTCCCTGGTTCGCTCGTACCAGGGCGCCGACTGCCGGTTTATCGTCCGGTGTCGAGACTTTTCCTTCCAAATAGGTTTGCTTCCCCAGCGCCACGACCCAGCCAGCAACGCCCGTCGGCTGTTGCATGAACGTCTCGGGTGAATAGCCCGGCTTGCTGAAGATGACTTCGACCTTCTTATCGCGTTCGAATCCTTTCAACCGAAACTGGCCGCTCGAGTCCGTGATCGTCTCGTGACCGGTATGCGCGTATCCCTCGTTGACCGTGACGTCTTCCAGGGGCATTCCGTCGTGATCGATCACGGTCCCCGCCAATTCACCGATGGCGACGTCATCCACCTTCGAGATCTTCGCGCCGATACGGGTAGGGAAGTGCACCACCAGCGGCCCACGGTTGATCAACACGTTGGCTTCGAAGTGCTGACCTTCCTTAGTTTCCACCATCAAATGTGCCATGCCACCGATGGGAAACGGCAACGCCTGCTTATGGATGCGGAATTGCCCGAGCCCGTCCGCCACGACCGGCGGCGTCGTCACCAGGTCGGCGCGCGTCATATAGATTGCCGTCACCGTGGCGTTTTCGAGCTTGCGCCCCTGCACATCGA from Pirellulales bacterium includes the following:
- a CDS encoding carboxypeptidase-like regulatory domain-containing protein, producing the protein MLLFVSHGTALRAQVAKRAPPDTLEFIEGQLVDVQGRKLENATVTAIYMTRADLVTTPPVVADGLGQFRIHKQALPFPIGGMAHLMVETKEGQHFEANVLINRGPLVVHFPTRIGAKISKVDDVAIGELAGTVIDHDGMPLEDVTVNEGYAHTGHETITDSSGQFRLKGFERDKKVEVIFSKPGYSPETFMQQPTGVAGWVVALGKQTYLEGKVSTPDDKPAVGALVRANQGPKLGKGFRRSELWTETKTDELGQYRLYLQPDAYSVDVEAEGVGVARFDKKPVSYGEVQKLDVVLKPGVQFRIKCIDSITGDPVPSVRLHHWQKKKLNAVSDAAGEVVLKNLMPGRFEFDVDPKGYTRWWSDRAMSEWKRKSIDKPALGWQRNFDDLDFDLSPGMAPVTIVFEKGVRIRGRVVDPDGNPVAGATAAPALTATGNSLTGDTRFSVVTKEDGTFEMLLPASNEAKYNLVAHDGKYQQWRNWANGVLPPIATVPGQEINDVEIKLTRGATVRGRVVDANGKPAVRCEVRAHAADLQESRYYDPTVKTNEDGVFELKFVRPGEQLIQCEPMYLDARQGPPQATVVLNLIEGQEVNDVKLVTGADPAQVRAGN